The sequence GGGCGCAGGCAGAGGTAGGAAGCCGCCGCCgggtgagggaggaggaggaggagcaggagcaggagggtCTCGTTTTATCGAGTTAATTACACGATAGTACCACGGGCCGTGGTGGCGAATTGGTACCAGTTTTGAAAaattttacgtgtcagtaccacgtTTGGACCGAACCGTTGCAAATCGGGCTAAACTTCGTATTTGTACGTATTGATGCTGGAACTGATCGCCCGGGCCCGCGCATCAGATGCCACGCTGGCGAATCGACACGCGCCCGCTCGCTCAATAGGTgcggtccggctcgaaccggaccgGCCTGTGCTCCACTCTGTTCCTCCTCGCCGTCTCTGTTCGTCGACGAACCCTAGCTCCCCTGCGCgtacggcgatggcggcggcgcccccgggaggtggtggcggcagcggcggtggcggcgacggcgatggcggcgacggcgatggcggcggcgcaaACCTTCCCCTCTTCGGCATCGGCGCGGCAGGAGGAATCGAGGGGAGATCTCCAATCGAGGGCGGCGATGGCTACTCGAGCTCTGAGTACTccagcgacgacgacgagttcaTTGAGCCCGCACTGTCCATGGAGCAGCGGGTACGGCTGGCAAAGCAATGGGTGGCGAACCCTAGCAATAGCCATGAGCTGACCCACGGGCTCGGCGGCGTCCTGTAAGTTTCTGTTTctgtctcttttttttcttctcatttATTTGCTAATTAGGGTTATAGTGTACTGATTAGGCAAATTGCATGTGAATTGTAGTTTATATGAAGACATATGGAATGTTAGGATCCATTTTGACAATAATGATCTGTTAGAGAGGAAATTAAGCTGTTCAGATGTGACATATCTAAATATGGTTGCATTGATGGAAACCCAAGGCTTTAGTATTGATGATTCACTGATGTTTTACATGGAGACCCCAGGAGAGCAGGGCTTGGAATTGGTTGATAGTAATGTTAAACTACAGTTGATCAAGAGGCAGAATGAGGAGAGTTTGGTGCTTAATTTGCTATTTAGGGCTTGTCCACCAGCTGTCAGTGTACCACAGAAGGGTTTTGTACAGAAGCAAAATTTAGATATAACTGAATATTCTGAGCCTGTTGTTTTTGATCTTGCCGATCCTCCTGTTTATGCTGTTGATCAGCAAGGTGTTGCTTATGAAGGTCAGAGTAGCAGTTATATTGCAGCTGTAGGCCCTGCTGTTTTAACACAAGAGAGCAGGAGTGTTCTAAATCCCAAGTTAAAAGAAGTTGTGGAAGAAGAACAAGTTGGCTATGATGGCAGTTATGCATGTTCATCTAACGGATCTGAAGGGCAGTATGATAGTGACATGGGGGATTTAAGGCCTAACTATAATGAGGAAATGCATGATGCTGAAGACATGGAGATGGAAGAGGGAAATAGACAGAGAGAGGAAGAAgtacaagagcaacatgaggaagaaacagaggatgaAGAATCAGAAGAAGAATTAGAGGATGAAGAACAAgtgcattatgagggtgacacagAGGTAGAGGAATTATTTGAGTTGGAGGATGATGACCCTATTGTTCCAGAAGAGGAGGAAAAAATATATgtgccagcaaagaagaagcagaagttgCAAGTAAGGAGGGGACCAACAACAAGGTCACATTCCAGTGTTTTAGAAGAAGTGCAACCTGATTGGAAAccatcatcagatgaagaagatgataGTTTATTGAAGGACAGTGAAGATGATGGGTTTGAGCCACTAGCATTTGTGCTACCTCAAAAAAGGAAGAGTAGGGCAAAGAAGAGGCCAGCTAGAGTATGGTACAATGAGGATTTGGAACAACCACACCAACAACTAAAACTGCATATGTGCTTCAAAGATCAACATCAATTCAGAGATGCTCTGTTGAGCTTGCACATCACTCAGTGCAGAGACTTCAAGTATCACAGGAACTCAGATCAGAGGATCATTGTGCATTGCAAGAATGAACATTGTAAGTTCTGCATTGTGGCAGCTGTTATAAAAGGGGAAAACACTTTTGTAATTAAGAAGATGAGGATACAACACACCTGCCCTAGTTCTACTGAAACAAGCAGGGTAAGTGCAAAGTGGCTTGCAAAGCAATATGAGCCACTATTCAGATCTGATGTCAGTACTAGCATACATACACTTATTGATGCCTGCATGGAAAAGTATGGTGTGGATGTGCCCAAGGCTATGGCATATAGGGCAAAAAACTTAGCTGTTGAGGCTGTGTTGGGAGATCATAGGAAGCAATACCCAAGGCTGAGAGACTATGCTCAGACTGTGATGgatacaaaccctgggagtagagtTATAGTCACCACTGTAACTCCAAAAGCCACTGAAAAAATCCCACATCCAGGACCAagattccatgccatgttttactgcatcaatggagcaagggagggattTCTACAGGGCTGTAGACCATTCATTGGTTAGTTCATTTTAGCTTGTACACTACTTTGATGTTGTTAGTTTCAATAGGTTGCACATATAAATGCATTTGACATGTTATGTTTACTTCCTGTTTTAGGTATTGATGGATGTTTTATCAAGCTGACCACTGGTGCACAAATCcttgctgccactggtagagatggcaaTAACAACATATACCCACTGGCATTTGGCATTGTTGGACAAGAGGACAAAGCAAACTGGTGCTGGTTTCTACACCAACTGAAGATTTGTCTTGGAGGAGAAGTTGGACAGTATGGTCCATATACTATAATGTCAGACAGACAGAAGGTATGTTTATCCACCTTGCTTTGCCTGCTAAATATGTGTTTACATGTGTATTAGACAGTAGCTTAGCTGTTTAAATTGTGTGCACCAGGGGCTATTATATGCAGTGAATAGAGTTTTTCCTAACAGTCATCAAAGATTCTGCTTAAGACACATATATGCAAACTTCCAGAATGCTGGCTTTAGGGGGGAGGACCTTAAGAAGTGCATGGATAATGCCAGTTATGCATATAATGAACACAAATTTAATAAAGCAATGGATGATCTCAAAGCTGAGAGTGTGGAAGCTTGGCAGTGGCTTAGTGCAATACCCAAGAAAACATGGGCTaggcatgcatttgacacaaaTAGCAAGACTGACTTGGTTGTCAACAATTTGTCAGAGGTGTTTAACAAGTACATCCTAGATCATAGGAAAAAACCAATAAGAACTATGTGTGATGGCATAAAGGATAAGCAGATGGTTAGGTGGCACAGGAATAGAGAGAGTGGAAGGGAAGCTAGATGGGAGATCACACCACATTACAGTGAGAAGTTGGAGATTGAAAAGGAAAGGGCCAGGTACTGCAAACCCATTCAAGCAGGTGTTAACTTGTGGCAAGTAACTAGTGGTGAGCAAACACATGCTGTCAATTTGGAAGTTGAAACCTGTGGTTGCAGAAAGTGGGACCTCAGTGGCATCCCATGtaaccatgccatctcagcaatCAACAAGGCAAAAAGGTTTCCAGAGGACTTTGTAAGCAAATTCTTCAAGAAACCATATTATTTGGCAGCATATGAACCAATGATATATCCTGTCCCTGGTGAGCATGACTGGACAAAGACCCCAGGTCCAGACATAGAACCACCAGCATTTAAAGtgaagaaaggaagaaggaaaGAGAAGAGAATAAAGGGAAAATTTGAAGTTCCAAAGCCAAAGTCCACCTCAAGAATGGGGACAATAACTTGTAGCAATTGTGGATTACAA comes from Triticum aestivum cultivar Chinese Spring chromosome 5B, IWGSC CS RefSeq v2.1, whole genome shotgun sequence and encodes:
- the LOC123114718 gene encoding uncharacterized protein, whose translation is MEQRVRLAKQWVANPSNSHELTHGLGGVLLYEDIWNVRIHFDNNDLLERKLSCSDVTYLNMVALMETQGFSIDDSLMFYMETPGEQGLELVDSNVKLQLIKRQNEESLVLNLLFRACPPAVSVPQKGFVQKQNLDITEYSEPVVFDLADPPVYAVDQQGVAYEGQSSSYIAAVGPAVLTQESRSVLNPKLKEVVEEEQVGYDGSYACSSNGSEGQYDSDMGDLRPNYNEEMHDAEDMEMEEGNRQREEEVQEQHEEETEDEESEEELEDEEQVHYEGDTEVEELFELEDDDPIVPEEEEKIYVPAKKKQKLQVRRGPTTRSHSSVLEEVQPDWKPSSDEEDDSLLKDSEDDGFEPLAFVLPQKRKSRAKKRPARVWYNEDLEQPHQQLKLHMCFKDQHQFRDALLSLHITQCRDFKYHRNSDQRIIVHCKNEHCKFCIVAAVIKGENTFVIKKMRIQHTCPSSTETSRVSAKWLAKQYEPLFRSDVSTSIHTLIDACMEKYGVDVPKAMAYRAKNLAVEAVLGDHRKQYPRLRDYAQTVMDTNPGSRVIVTTVTPKATEKIPHPGPRFHAMFYCINGAREGFLQGCRPFIGIDGCFIKLTTGAQILAATGRDGNNNIYPLAFGIVGQEDKANWCWFLHQLKICLGGEVGQYGPYTIMSDRQKGLLYAVNRVFPNSHQRFCLRHIYANFQNAGFRGEDLKKCMDNASYAYNEHKFNKAMDDLKAESVEAWQWLSAIPKKTWARHAFDTNSKTDLVVNNLSEVFNKYILDHRKKPIRTMCDGIKDKQMVRWHRNRESGREARWEITPHYSEKLEIEKERARYCKPIQAGVNLWQVTSGEQTHAVNLEVETCGCRKWDLSGIPCNHAISAINKAKRFPEDFVSKFFKKPYYLAAYEPMIYPVPGEHDWTKTPGPDIEPPAFKVKKGRRKEKRIKGKFEVPKPKSTSRMGTITCSNCGLQGHKYTTCLKQLKPELALRKNKHVPAGRNSQARGVAPTAPATTPRAASATARSPAPTTRAPTPTPKAPAPTPRAAPPATTRAPAPTPGGRTGSAAGRGGGSGAGRGAGRRAGGGRGSGRASSSAQSSAGRGANSSRPFSAPRQYGASTSSAPPPTDGTHTGWMAWFNASRGGRR